A region of Paractinoplanes abujensis DNA encodes the following proteins:
- a CDS encoding SDR family oxidoreductase produces the protein MQINGTKALVTGANRGLGKAFAEALLARGATTVYATARRPESIDIPGVVPLRLDVTDPATIAAAAAEVGELGILVNNAGISTDAPLLGPSTDNIRREFETNFWGTLDVTRAFAPQLAGGAILNVISALSWYAFAPSSNGYAASKAAMWSLTNGVRLELAEQKTQVTALALAIADTDMMAGYDIPKLPPHEVVAQALDGLEAGALEVIADKPTANVKASLSRDPALFYADIPAALFG, from the coding sequence ATGCAGATCAACGGCACAAAAGCCCTCGTAACCGGCGCCAACCGCGGTCTCGGCAAGGCCTTCGCCGAGGCCCTCCTGGCCCGCGGCGCCACCACCGTCTACGCCACCGCCCGCCGCCCGGAGAGCATCGACATCCCGGGCGTCGTGCCCCTGCGGCTCGACGTCACCGACCCTGCGACCATCGCGGCCGCGGCGGCCGAGGTGGGCGAGCTCGGCATCCTGGTCAACAACGCCGGCATCTCGACCGACGCGCCCCTGCTGGGCCCGTCCACCGACAACATCCGCCGGGAGTTCGAGACCAACTTCTGGGGCACCCTCGACGTCACCCGGGCCTTCGCGCCCCAGCTGGCCGGCGGCGCCATCCTCAACGTCATCTCCGCGCTGAGCTGGTATGCCTTCGCCCCGTCGAGCAACGGCTACGCCGCCTCCAAGGCCGCGATGTGGTCGCTGACCAACGGCGTACGGCTCGAGCTGGCCGAGCAGAAGACCCAGGTCACCGCGCTCGCCCTGGCCATCGCGGACACCGACATGATGGCCGGCTACGACATTCCGAAGCTGCCGCCGCACGAGGTGGTCGCCCAGGCCCTGGACGGCCTGGAGGCGGGCGCGCTCGAAGTGATCGCCGACAAGCCCACCGCCAACGTCAAAGCGTCCCTGTCGCGCGACCCGGCCCTGTTCTACGCCGACATCCCGGCCGCCCTGTTCGGCTGA
- a CDS encoding discoidin domain-containing protein: MTLISPPPARRRRGLVTLSAVLAGALGATVITFATQADAAEVPLSQGKPATASTTESAAFPASAAVDGNAGTRWSSTFADPQWLQVDLGSTQTISRVVLNWEAAYASAFTIQTSANGTTWTNVSPTTTGRAGEQTLTVSGSGRYVRMNGTTRATPYGYSLWEFQVFGTSSTPTTPTPTPSGPNLPTSDTPDLGANVRIFDPSTPASTIQSAVDQAFNAQLRSSTAQFGTQRHVFLFKPGTYGRVWANVGFYTTVAGLGLNPDDVTINGAVNVDSGWNYGDESNATQNFWRSMENLSIVPEGGTNRWAVSQAAPMRRVHIKGNLTLAPSNQDNGQGYSSGGYLADSVVDGVVSSGSQQQWYTRDSRIARWDGGVWNMVFSGVQGAPGNAFPNPPHTTLATTPVTREKPYLYVDSAGLYRVFVPALRRNSAGASWPNTAGSSIPMREFYVAKPGDSAARINQALAQGLNLFFTPGTYQLNDTIRVTRANTVVTGIGYPTLIPTNGNEALNIADVDGVKVSGITFDAGTVNSPTLMTVGRAGVHTDHAANPISLQDVFFRIGSSVQGKATTTLAVHSDDTIIDHIWAWRADHGGAPTGWTVNTGDTGLIVNGDDVLATGLFVEHYQKYEVIWNGNRGKTIFFQNEKPYDVPNQAAWIGPRGNGYAAYKVADNVTDHQLWGGGSYAYFNVNPSVRVDRAFEVPNRSGVQLRSVLTVSLGDVGTIANVVNDTGGSVPNPAGNTTPRNVVAYP, translated from the coding sequence ATGACACTCATATCTCCACCACCGGCCCGCAGACGCCGCGGCCTGGTCACCCTGAGCGCGGTCCTCGCCGGAGCTCTCGGCGCCACCGTGATCACCTTTGCCACGCAGGCTGACGCCGCCGAGGTTCCGCTGTCGCAGGGCAAGCCGGCCACCGCCTCGACCACCGAGAGCGCGGCCTTCCCCGCCTCCGCCGCGGTCGACGGCAACGCCGGCACCCGGTGGTCCAGCACGTTCGCCGACCCGCAGTGGTTGCAGGTCGACCTGGGCAGCACCCAGACGATCAGCCGCGTCGTGCTGAACTGGGAGGCGGCGTACGCCTCCGCCTTCACCATCCAGACCTCGGCCAACGGCACCACCTGGACGAACGTCTCCCCGACGACCACCGGCCGGGCCGGCGAGCAGACCCTGACCGTCTCCGGCAGCGGCCGCTACGTGCGGATGAACGGCACCACCCGCGCCACCCCGTACGGCTACTCGCTCTGGGAGTTCCAGGTCTTCGGCACCAGCAGCACCCCGACGACACCCACGCCGACCCCGAGCGGCCCCAACCTGCCCACCTCCGACACGCCTGACCTCGGCGCGAACGTACGGATCTTCGACCCGTCCACGCCCGCGTCGACCATCCAGTCGGCGGTGGACCAGGCCTTCAACGCCCAGCTGCGCAGCTCGACCGCGCAGTTCGGCACCCAGCGCCACGTGTTCCTGTTCAAGCCCGGCACGTACGGGCGGGTCTGGGCCAACGTCGGCTTCTACACCACTGTCGCCGGCCTCGGCCTCAACCCCGACGACGTGACGATCAACGGTGCGGTCAACGTCGACTCCGGCTGGAACTACGGCGACGAGAGCAACGCCACCCAGAACTTCTGGCGCAGCATGGAGAACCTGTCGATCGTGCCCGAGGGCGGCACCAACCGGTGGGCCGTCTCCCAGGCCGCCCCGATGCGCCGCGTGCACATCAAGGGCAACCTGACCCTGGCCCCGTCCAACCAGGACAACGGGCAGGGCTACTCCAGCGGCGGCTACCTGGCCGACTCCGTGGTCGACGGCGTCGTGTCGTCGGGCTCGCAGCAGCAGTGGTACACCCGGGACAGCCGGATCGCGCGCTGGGACGGCGGCGTCTGGAACATGGTCTTCTCCGGCGTGCAGGGCGCTCCGGGCAACGCGTTCCCGAACCCGCCGCACACCACGCTGGCGACCACCCCGGTCACCCGCGAGAAGCCTTACCTATACGTGGACAGCGCGGGCCTCTACCGCGTGTTCGTGCCCGCCCTGCGCCGCAACTCGGCCGGCGCCAGCTGGCCCAACACGGCCGGCTCGTCGATCCCGATGCGCGAGTTCTACGTGGCCAAGCCCGGTGACAGCGCGGCCCGGATCAACCAGGCACTGGCCCAGGGCCTCAACCTGTTCTTCACGCCGGGCACGTACCAGCTCAACGACACCATCCGGGTCACCCGGGCCAACACCGTCGTGACCGGCATCGGCTACCCGACGCTGATCCCGACCAACGGCAACGAGGCGCTGAACATCGCCGACGTCGACGGCGTCAAAGTCAGCGGCATCACGTTCGACGCGGGCACGGTCAACAGCCCGACCCTGATGACGGTCGGCCGGGCCGGTGTCCACACCGACCACGCGGCCAACCCGATCAGCCTGCAGGACGTCTTCTTCCGCATCGGCAGCAGCGTCCAGGGCAAGGCCACGACCACCCTGGCCGTGCACAGCGACGACACGATCATCGACCACATCTGGGCCTGGCGGGCCGACCACGGCGGCGCACCCACCGGCTGGACCGTCAACACCGGCGACACCGGCCTCATCGTGAACGGCGACGACGTGCTCGCCACCGGCCTGTTCGTCGAGCACTACCAGAAGTACGAGGTGATCTGGAACGGCAACCGCGGCAAGACGATCTTCTTCCAGAACGAGAAGCCGTACGACGTGCCCAACCAGGCCGCCTGGATCGGGCCCCGGGGCAACGGCTACGCCGCCTACAAGGTCGCCGACAACGTCACCGACCACCAGCTCTGGGGTGGCGGCTCCTACGCCTACTTCAACGTCAACCCGAGCGTCCGAGTGGACCGGGCCTTCGAGGTGCCCAACCGCTCCGGCGTCCAGCTCCGCAGCGTCCTGACCGTCTCGCTGGGTGACGTCGGCACGATCGCCAACGTCGTCAACGACACCGGCGGCTCAGTCCCCAACCCGGCCGGCAACACCACCCCGCGCAACGTGGTGGCCTATCCCTGA
- a CDS encoding effector-associated constant component EACC1, with the protein MDLRLEVQGDDRDAMALSRWLRDERELRGCVRQQPGPMDPEAMGTMTDIVVPLATAVVSGALTPLAESLVTFVRQRKSKVTIEVGSECRITVTGGDNPAALAEKLARIAIDER; encoded by the coding sequence ATGGATCTGAGACTTGAGGTGCAGGGCGACGACCGGGACGCGATGGCGCTGAGCCGCTGGCTGCGTGACGAGCGCGAGCTGCGCGGATGCGTACGGCAGCAGCCCGGGCCGATGGACCCGGAGGCGATGGGCACGATGACCGACATCGTGGTGCCGCTCGCCACCGCCGTCGTGTCCGGCGCGCTGACCCCGCTGGCCGAGTCGCTGGTCACGTTCGTGAGGCAGCGCAAAAGCAAGGTGACGATCGAGGTCGGCAGCGAATGCCGGATCACCGTCACCGGCGGCGACAACCCGGCCGCGCTCGCCGAGAAGCTGGCCCGGATCGCTATCGACGAAAGGTGA
- a CDS encoding caspase, EACC1-associated type: MRVPQRDRSNLVIVGSSRYDDDELCELPGVRNNVRDLGLLLTDRSYGIVADNRYEVVPEATEPRAVFQVLREHAEAARDTLVVYFAGHGLRTDDDRLYLAMRGTMTSDLLLSGLAFDQFHEAVYRNRAQNTVVILDCCYSGLAVNGSVDGDSYLLTATPSNRMAAAPAGRTHTAFSGELIKLLRDGVRQGPELLSAQFLFERLRSTMQAGGFPAPANRITGTGVGIVLSRNRWTGPARGSATGQPGAAVVREPQPGPQPKAGPSGPRRTAPKPAAVPAVIAPAANKPARVTTPAANKPARVTTPAANKPAGVTAPAGNKPVRVTTPAANKPVRVTTSLAARTADARPAVAAAPARGPATPKAATKYVPLPRPIFCPDGATLVVAGRNGRIEVWDVATRRLRHTISEGVGHYVIGVGGKTLATTERSRTVRVWAVHSGRPAARLDTIGRWLALHQSEPLLLSIGREPVAEIWDVRASRRTRTLRGHDGEILRGGFSPDGGRVLTTGQDRTLRVWDVRTGRQLSVLTGAHSPRQVAFHTGGGWVATTLASGGVRLRTLETGDKLIDLRDDAVAAEVLAGRDGRTLATLTEAGRVRVFDARTGRTLLDRQDDAVSRILYGPGQSLTTVTHDGVARLCDLRTGRVRRTLRDSLRAPCWLTFDPSGAYAAVGRRDRTVHLYDLRSGNGPQPLQTTTRPELPADYFLQAVYERLRT, translated from the coding sequence GTGCGCGTCCCGCAGCGGGATCGGTCCAATCTGGTCATCGTCGGCTCGAGCCGCTACGACGACGACGAGCTGTGTGAGCTCCCCGGTGTCCGGAACAATGTCCGGGATCTCGGCCTTCTGCTGACCGACCGCTCGTACGGGATCGTCGCGGACAACCGCTACGAGGTCGTTCCCGAGGCCACCGAGCCACGCGCCGTTTTCCAGGTGCTGCGCGAGCATGCCGAGGCCGCCCGCGACACACTCGTGGTGTACTTCGCCGGGCACGGACTGCGCACCGACGACGACCGCCTCTACCTGGCGATGCGCGGCACAATGACATCGGATCTGCTGTTGAGCGGGCTCGCCTTCGACCAGTTCCACGAGGCGGTGTACCGCAACCGCGCGCAGAACACGGTTGTCATCCTGGACTGTTGCTACAGCGGGCTCGCGGTCAACGGCAGCGTGGACGGCGACAGCTACCTGCTCACCGCCACCCCGTCGAACCGCATGGCGGCGGCCCCGGCCGGCCGGACGCACACCGCGTTCAGCGGTGAACTGATCAAGCTGCTGCGCGACGGGGTTCGCCAGGGCCCGGAGCTGCTTTCGGCGCAGTTCCTCTTCGAACGCCTGCGGTCGACGATGCAGGCGGGCGGCTTCCCCGCCCCGGCCAACCGGATCACCGGTACGGGCGTCGGCATCGTGCTGTCCCGCAACCGGTGGACGGGCCCGGCGCGAGGATCAGCCACCGGCCAGCCGGGTGCTGCCGTCGTACGAGAGCCGCAACCCGGCCCGCAACCGAAGGCGGGTCCGTCCGGGCCACGCCGCACGGCACCGAAACCCGCCGCCGTGCCTGCCGTCATCGCCCCGGCCGCGAACAAGCCGGCCCGCGTGACCACCCCGGCCGCGAACAAGCCGGCCCGCGTGACCACCCCGGCCGCGAACAAGCCGGCCGGCGTGACCGCCCCGGCCGGGAACAAGCCGGTCCGCGTGACCACCCCGGCCGCGAACAAGCCGGTCCGCGTGACCACCTCGCTCGCGGCCCGAACGGCCGATGCCAGACCCGCCGTGGCCGCTGCGCCCGCTCGTGGTCCCGCCACCCCGAAAGCGGCGACGAAGTACGTGCCGCTGCCCCGGCCGATCTTCTGCCCGGACGGCGCCACGCTGGTCGTCGCCGGACGCAACGGCCGCATCGAGGTCTGGGACGTCGCGACACGCCGGTTGCGCCACACCATCTCCGAGGGCGTGGGGCACTACGTGATCGGTGTGGGCGGTAAGACGCTGGCCACTACCGAACGATCGCGGACCGTACGCGTGTGGGCCGTGCACAGCGGCCGACCGGCCGCGCGGCTCGACACGATCGGGCGGTGGCTGGCACTGCACCAGTCCGAACCGCTCCTGCTCAGCATCGGCCGGGAGCCGGTCGCCGAGATCTGGGACGTCCGGGCCTCCCGAAGGACCCGTACGCTGCGTGGCCACGACGGTGAGATCCTGCGCGGCGGGTTCAGCCCGGACGGAGGGCGGGTGCTCACGACCGGCCAGGACCGGACCCTGCGCGTGTGGGACGTCCGGACCGGCCGGCAACTGTCCGTCCTGACCGGGGCCCACTCGCCCCGGCAGGTCGCCTTCCACACGGGCGGCGGATGGGTCGCGACGACGTTGGCTTCCGGCGGCGTACGGCTGCGGACGCTCGAAACCGGTGACAAGCTGATCGATCTGCGCGACGACGCCGTTGCGGCGGAGGTTCTGGCCGGGCGGGACGGCCGGACGCTGGCCACCCTCACGGAAGCCGGCCGGGTTCGCGTCTTCGATGCCCGCACGGGCCGTACGCTGCTGGACCGCCAGGACGACGCGGTGAGCCGGATCCTGTACGGCCCCGGCCAGTCCCTGACGACCGTCACCCACGACGGCGTGGCCCGCCTGTGCGACCTCCGAACCGGCCGGGTGCGGCGCACCCTCCGGGACAGCCTCCGAGCCCCGTGCTGGCTCACGTTCGACCCTTCCGGCGCTTACGCGGCCGTGGGCCGCCGCGACCGAACCGTGCACCTGTACGACCTGCGTTCCGGCAACGGCCCCCAGCCGCTGCAGACCACAACCCGCCCCGAACTCCCGGCCGACTACTTCCTGCAAGCGGTATACGAACGCTTACGCACCTAG